One window from the genome of Pedobacter schmidteae encodes:
- a CDS encoding RNA polymerase sigma factor translates to MAAYSVLSDAELTSLLKKGDRKAFAEIFDRYQQVLYRHAYNWLQDAETVKDALQDLFTAIWDKRESINADNLSGYLYAAMRNRILRQINLSKHHKTYLESLADHVSLGANVTDHLVREKQLKAVIEKEITALPEKMRKIFELSRKSQLTHAEIALQLGLSELTVKTQIKNALRILRTKLGIVLYIWMILFY, encoded by the coding sequence ATGGCTGCTTACAGCGTGCTTTCTGATGCGGAACTGACCTCCTTACTAAAAAAAGGGGACAGAAAAGCGTTTGCAGAGATCTTTGACCGTTACCAGCAGGTATTGTACCGTCACGCATATAACTGGTTACAGGATGCAGAGACTGTAAAGGATGCGCTCCAGGATTTATTTACTGCCATTTGGGACAAAAGGGAGAGTATCAACGCCGATAACCTGAGCGGCTATTTATATGCCGCTATGCGGAATCGTATACTGAGGCAAATCAATCTGAGCAAACACCATAAAACTTATCTGGAGTCGCTTGCAGACCATGTGTCGTTGGGTGCGAATGTAACAGACCACCTGGTAAGGGAAAAACAATTAAAAGCGGTCATCGAGAAAGAAATTACTGCCCTTCCGGAAAAGATGCGGAAAATATTTGAATTAAGCAGGAAATCACAACTCACACATGCCGAGATTGCGCTGCAGCTTGGCCTATCTGAGTTGACGGTGAAAACGCAGATAAAAAATGCCCTTCGTATATTAAGAACCAAATTGGGAATAGTATTGTATATCTGGATGATCCTGTTCTATTGA
- a CDS encoding SusC/RagA family TonB-linked outer membrane protein produces the protein MRITAFLILAVIMQVSASTYGQRVTLAEKNTPLRIIFNKIKQQTGYNILFEDGALAGKKAKNIQLKNVTLADAMERILENQGLDYNISDQIVVIKAKEPSFLDGLIARFQRIDVRGRILDQQKNPMVGATVKVKGTNQSVVTDERGQFHLRNVDEKAVLVIAYIGYTTQEINASNNLGDIVMLLSDNKLEEVNVMVSTGYQSLPKERATGAFGSVSRATLDHRPVSNLSSALQGLVAGMQAREKEDGSVDFLIRGNSSLYAEARPLVVVDGFPVSASNFSDINPNDIESITVLKDAAAASIWGARSANGVIVVVTKKLKGASKLSVEGSAFSRIAGKPDLNQLLTTANSADHVAYERKAFENKWEFNALTNSFFDIFKPLTLAQELMYGNKYGKVSTADMNAGLDRLSTIDNRQQIKDLLLQKAILNQYNVNIQTGTERAKTYASVMYEKNKTGYIKSGYDRFNLNFNNDFKLTRYLNFNLSANLQYRKQETSGASVAELQELSPYEVLLNADGSYGVNLKTYNRDILSQMPLNKFNYSDVSYNLLREVKGRSRKNDVLSSRVQAGLNLTILKGLTFDTRFQYERSRTNYEEIYDESTFYVRDLSTMMTDYNYNTKVVVKSYIPKGGILKGKAVDLESYLVRNQLNYDKLIAQKHQISAIAGMEISKYTTSSRTNPYVYGYAPDKLQATTPPYGYGSAADPILDFTGGAFYTAIPGGDTIFDWLRNKYVSFYGNASYTYDNKYTLSGSIRSDASNFITDDPKLRWSPLWSVGAKWNVMNEDFMPKNGLFDRLELRLTYGKNGNVEGSTSTKALLSVGTSPSATTGTIVATVADNGNPSLRWEKTTSTNLGIDFALLGHKLFGSIDLYNKKGKDITGNIALPAVTGTTLQKFNNAEITNRGIELTLGTNATIPNTKIGYSTSFNYAYNYNNVDKLYKPTYLPYQLLGNVFVQGRPVNPVYTYTYMGMKDGVPQAAGPNSSLQSFNDLAFYNSGNGLQFLNYEGTGTPPHTLGWTNNIRVQNFNLTAIFIGKMGGVYRNPGFNYATTVGSQKNQVNRFVSDVLAGNPDMPGFAKPNETQLYLWDRYSPVLNTLIESSSYIECKELTLEYNLPRKIAEQIKVNNVKFFAQTRDVGLIWQANSKGYNPDWLPGTNRPAQTYTFGINLQF, from the coding sequence ATGAGGATAACTGCTTTTCTGATTTTGGCTGTTATAATGCAGGTAAGTGCAAGCACTTACGGGCAAAGGGTAACACTTGCCGAAAAAAATACGCCGCTCAGGATCATCTTTAATAAAATCAAACAACAGACAGGATACAACATTCTTTTTGAGGATGGGGCTTTGGCTGGTAAAAAAGCGAAAAATATCCAGCTAAAAAATGTCACCCTGGCCGATGCTATGGAGCGGATTCTGGAAAACCAGGGCCTGGACTATAACATCAGTGACCAGATTGTGGTCATTAAAGCGAAGGAACCATCCTTTTTGGATGGTTTGATTGCCCGATTTCAGCGCATTGATGTCAGGGGCCGGATCCTCGATCAGCAGAAAAATCCAATGGTAGGGGCAACGGTTAAGGTAAAAGGAACCAATCAATCTGTTGTAACCGATGAAAGGGGACAGTTCCATTTAAGAAATGTAGATGAAAAGGCAGTTCTGGTAATTGCTTATATCGGTTATACTACACAGGAAATTAACGCCAGCAATAACCTAGGAGACATCGTGATGCTGCTTTCAGACAATAAACTGGAAGAGGTAAATGTGATGGTTAGCACAGGCTATCAGAGCCTTCCAAAAGAAAGGGCAACCGGAGCCTTCGGATCGGTAAGCAGGGCAACGCTCGACCATCGCCCGGTTTCCAACCTCTCTTCTGCACTTCAGGGCCTGGTTGCCGGTATGCAGGCACGGGAAAAAGAAGATGGCAGTGTAGATTTCCTGATTAGGGGAAACAGTTCATTGTATGCAGAAGCAAGGCCACTGGTAGTAGTGGATGGTTTTCCAGTATCGGCAAGTAATTTTTCAGACATCAACCCGAATGACATAGAGTCCATTACTGTATTGAAGGATGCTGCAGCGGCCTCCATCTGGGGCGCCCGTTCTGCAAATGGTGTAATCGTTGTTGTAACCAAAAAACTAAAAGGTGCCAGCAAGCTAAGCGTAGAAGGAAGCGCTTTTTCGAGGATAGCGGGCAAACCGGACCTCAATCAACTGCTTACCACAGCCAATTCGGCCGATCATGTAGCTTATGAACGTAAAGCATTCGAGAACAAATGGGAATTTAATGCGCTTACCAACTCGTTCTTTGATATTTTTAAGCCACTTACCCTGGCGCAGGAACTGATGTATGGCAATAAATATGGAAAAGTAAGTACTGCAGATATGAATGCAGGCCTTGATCGCCTGAGTACCATTGACAACCGCCAGCAGATCAAAGACCTGCTGTTGCAGAAAGCCATCCTGAACCAGTACAATGTCAACATCCAGACAGGTACCGAACGTGCTAAAACCTATGCTTCGGTGATGTATGAAAAGAATAAGACTGGCTATATTAAGAGCGGTTACGACCGTTTTAACCTGAACTTTAACAATGATTTCAAACTTACCCGCTACTTAAACTTTAACCTTTCGGCCAATCTGCAATACAGGAAGCAGGAAACCAGCGGGGCAAGTGTAGCCGAGTTACAGGAACTATCGCCTTATGAAGTGCTGCTCAACGCTGATGGCAGTTATGGCGTGAACCTGAAGACCTACAATCGGGATATACTTTCGCAGATGCCTTTGAATAAATTCAATTATTCTGATGTGTCTTATAACCTTTTGCGCGAAGTAAAGGGAAGAAGCCGTAAGAACGATGTATTGAGCAGCAGGGTACAGGCGGGTTTAAACCTGACCATCCTTAAAGGTCTTACCTTCGACACCAGGTTCCAGTACGAACGTTCCAGAACAAATTACGAAGAGATTTATGATGAAAGTACCTTTTATGTAAGGGATCTTTCTACAATGATGACCGATTACAACTACAATACCAAAGTGGTCGTAAAATCGTATATCCCTAAAGGCGGTATTTTAAAAGGAAAAGCAGTAGATCTTGAGAGTTACCTTGTTCGAAACCAATTAAACTACGATAAACTGATTGCTCAAAAACACCAGATTTCCGCAATTGCAGGTATGGAAATCTCAAAATATACCACCTCTTCCAGAACCAATCCTTATGTGTATGGATACGCTCCGGATAAGCTGCAGGCCACCACACCTCCTTATGGTTATGGCAGTGCTGCTGATCCGATCCTGGATTTCACGGGAGGCGCATTTTATACTGCGATTCCGGGCGGGGATACGATATTTGACTGGCTGCGGAACAAATATGTTTCCTTTTATGGAAATGCTTCCTATACCTATGATAATAAATACACCCTTAGCGGAAGCATAAGAAGTGATGCCTCAAATTTCATTACAGATGACCCTAAGTTACGCTGGTCGCCATTATGGTCTGTAGGCGCAAAATGGAATGTGATGAATGAAGATTTCATGCCTAAGAATGGCTTATTTGACCGCCTTGAACTTCGCCTTACCTATGGAAAGAACGGAAATGTGGAAGGTTCTACTTCTACCAAAGCATTGCTGAGCGTAGGCACCAGCCCAAGTGCTACCACAGGTACAATTGTAGCCACCGTGGCAGACAATGGCAACCCATCCCTGCGCTGGGAAAAAACAACAAGCACAAACCTGGGGATTGATTTTGCCTTGCTCGGTCATAAGCTTTTCGGTTCCATAGACCTGTACAACAAAAAAGGCAAAGACATCACCGGTAATATTGCCCTGCCTGCAGTAACAGGGACCACCTTGCAGAAATTTAACAATGCAGAAATTACCAACCGTGGTATTGAGCTGACTTTAGGGACAAACGCAACCATTCCAAATACGAAAATCGGGTACAGTACCTCGTTTAATTATGCCTACAATTACAACAATGTTGACAAATTGTATAAACCGACTTACCTGCCATATCAGCTATTAGGGAATGTTTTTGTGCAAGGAAGGCCCGTAAACCCTGTATATACTTATACTTATATGGGAATGAAGGATGGGGTTCCACAGGCAGCTGGGCCAAACAGCAGTTTGCAGAGTTTTAATGACCTTGCATTTTACAACAGTGGTAACGGGCTGCAGTTTTTAAATTATGAAGGTACGGGAACCCCGCCGCATACACTGGGTTGGACAAACAACATCAGGGTGCAGAATTTTAACCTGACGGCTATTTTTATTGGAAAAATGGGTGGAGTATACCGCAATCCTGGTTTTAACTATGCGACCACTGTTGGCTCACAAAAAAACCAGGTAAACCGGTTCGTGAGTGATGTGCTGGCAGGTAATCCGGATATGCCGGGTTTTGCCAAACCCAACGAAACCCAGCTTTATTTGTGGGACCGTTATTCGCCTGTGCTGAACACCCTTATAGAAAGCTCATCCTATATTGAATGCAAGGAGCTTACACTGGAGTATAACCTGCCAAGAAAAATTGCTGAACAGATTAAGGTAAACAATGTTAAATTCTTTGCCCAAACACGCGATGTGGGCCTGATCTGGCAGGCGAACAGCAAGGGCTATAACCCGGACTGGCTTCCGGGGACCAACAGACCTGCGCAAACTTACACCTTTGGTATTAACCTTCAATTTTAA
- a CDS encoding FecR family protein — translation MKDLNQIQILLDKYLDGTANVEERATVESWYNNYSAVDRSERAKNLVDSDLAEVKARLLVQTGTRGGSVISMRKQTALVAAAVAAIVFAIWFFFIPRYSGTSLSRTKGRALTNDIAPGKNTATITFSGDKSITLNDTKNGVVIGNNKLTYSDGSPISLQEVGFSDQERMVTAATPRGGTYRIILPDGTEVRLNAASKITFPAKFKDRERRIILDGEAYFKVVHNARQPFIVESRGQEVKDIGTEFNINCYTDEGLIRTTLVEGSAEVSSLISASTLTLYPKQQATLANRTLKMTEVNVDDVVAWTSGTFSFTSESITSIMRKVARWYDIDIIYETNVSDISFTGSVNRYYKLSTLLDKLQQTGALQFDIEGRKVIVKDARP, via the coding sequence ATGAAAGACCTGAACCAAATACAGATTTTGTTGGATAAATACCTGGATGGTACCGCAAATGTCGAAGAACGGGCAACGGTAGAAAGCTGGTATAACAATTATTCTGCTGTAGACAGGTCAGAACGTGCGAAGAATCTTGTTGATTCCGATCTGGCAGAGGTAAAGGCAAGACTGTTGGTACAGACCGGTACACGCGGCGGAAGTGTGATTTCGATGCGGAAGCAAACAGCATTGGTAGCTGCCGCTGTAGCCGCAATTGTTTTTGCTATTTGGTTCTTCTTTATTCCCCGTTATTCCGGTACTTCGTTATCCCGAACGAAGGGGAGAGCGTTAACGAATGACATTGCCCCAGGTAAAAACACAGCGACAATAACGTTTTCTGGTGATAAAAGTATAACACTTAATGATACCAAAAATGGAGTTGTAATAGGAAATAACAAATTAACTTATAGTGATGGAAGCCCGATTTCCCTGCAAGAAGTAGGTTTCTCTGATCAGGAGCGTATGGTTACTGCTGCCACACCACGTGGCGGAACCTACCGGATCATTTTGCCTGATGGCACTGAGGTTAGGTTAAATGCCGCCAGTAAGATTACCTTCCCTGCTAAGTTTAAGGATAGGGAGCGTCGGATCATACTGGACGGTGAGGCTTATTTTAAAGTGGTGCATAATGCCAGACAGCCATTCATTGTAGAAAGCAGGGGGCAGGAGGTAAAAGACATTGGTACTGAATTTAACATCAATTGCTATACAGATGAAGGCCTGATAAGAACAACCCTTGTTGAGGGGAGCGCCGAAGTATCTTCTTTAATTTCAGCGTCAACATTAACCTTATATCCCAAGCAGCAGGCTACCCTTGCAAATCGTACACTTAAAATGACCGAAGTGAACGTGGACGATGTCGTTGCCTGGACTAGCGGAACCTTCAGTTTTACCAGCGAAAGCATTACATCCATTATGCGTAAGGTAGCAAGATGGTACGACATAGACATCATATATGAGACCAATGTAAGTGATATCAGTTTCACAGGCAGTGTAAACCGCTATTATAAGCTCTCCACTTTGCTGGATAAACTTCAGCAAACGGGGGCCTTGCAATTTGATATTGAGGGCCGAAAGGTAATCGTCAAAGATGCTCGTCCCTGA